The Carassius auratus strain Wakin chromosome 27, ASM336829v1, whole genome shotgun sequence genome includes a region encoding these proteins:
- the LOC113045159 gene encoding uncharacterized protein LOC113045159 → MQGKMNVELLVSLVSEHKELYDKRDSDYKNLDKRELLWSGIAQQMGLDVEEVKHKWKSLRDTYTRKKREDDCRSGQAAKNKKTWKFMKVMEFLATSTEFRSVHSNISPENMNEGVEQVVVQKEVSDREEASASTSPGSSFSSPTVTRSTFNKRKRPETPDLLDRYLLSKEARESEKEERRREKEERREQRREQQNDENYLFALGLIPALRRLSPAVQSSVKLKIHQLLHDAEFGQASSAFFPQQSPVSYHQVPPQTPTNYGCSTTSWLP, encoded by the exons ATGCAAGGCAAGATGAATGTAGAGTTGCTGGTCTCGTTGGTGTCGGAACACAAAGAACTATATGACAAACGTGACAGCGATTACAAAAATCTTGATAAAAGAGAACTGTTATGGAGTGGTATTGCACAGCAAATGGGCCTTGATG TGGAGGAGGTAAAACACAAATGGAAAAGCCTGCGAGATACATATACACGAAAAAAGCGCGAAGATGATTGCCGAAGTGGACAGGCTGCTAAAAACAAGAAGACGTGGAAATTTATGAAGGTCATGGAGTTCCTCGCAACATCAACTGAATTTCgaag TGTTCACAGCAATATTTCTCCTGAAAATATGAATGAAGGGGTTGAGCAAGTGGTGGTTCAAAAAGAAGTCAGCGACAGAGAAGAAGCATCAGCAAGCACGTCTCCAGGATCATCCTTCTCCAGCCCAACTGTGACCAGGTCTACTTTCAACAAAAGAAAACGGCCAGAGACACCAGACTTGTTGGACCGGTACCTTTTATCCAAAGAAGCCAGGGAAAGTGAGAAAGAGGAacgcagaagagagaaagaggagcgcaGAGAGCAACGAAGAGAgcaacaaaatgatgaaaattactTGTTTGCTCTTGGCTTGATACCAGCACTAAGGAGATTGTCCCCAGCCGTACAGTCTTcagtcaaattaaaaatacatcagcTGTTGCATGATGCTGAGTTTGGCCAGGCCTCTTCTGCTTTTTTTCCACAGCAGTCACCGGTGTCCTACCATCAGGTCCCCCCACAGACCCCAACAAACTATGGCTGCTCTACAACTTCTTGGCTACCCTAA